One genomic window of Halovivax cerinus includes the following:
- a CDS encoding polysaccharide deacetylase family protein encodes MKRRTYLSVAAAGLAGCLDHDRIGRADDRVDGATNTSSTIQSTDDPGESDTPGEGNEDGDPRDDGRSLVHGDPFDDFDDLSPWTVLDGSLDDAPRGARLDADTTDERVWIRRTLSEPLDCSNVVPGLILSTGDSVVPRIQLFDGDENRADFRRGINGDRRPLRYSFGLETVTGSVDLSDVAEIRIALWVGDRARTMHVDELFFVPRRSTGTVTIQFDDGYATDYTEAVPILDRYGYVATSFVNPTTIGGDGRLGLERCSRLADAGWTIGSHRYSHRRLKDLSADEQVTEIADAHQWLVDHGFEDGARYFAYPFGEWTDRTLDIVDEYHDLAFWSGRGVGGAPVEPLLCPRVGEPSAETAVDLLDRAARWGGHVGLFYHELTDQQRTDFERTIEHLHRLESAGRIDVVTPADLAERVLQ; translated from the coding sequence ATGAAACGGCGGACGTACCTTTCTGTCGCGGCGGCGGGACTCGCGGGCTGTCTCGACCACGATCGGATCGGACGGGCGGACGATCGCGTCGACGGAGCCACCAACACGTCCAGTACTATCCAATCGACTGACGATCCCGGCGAATCCGATACCCCTGGGGAAGGGAACGAAGATGGCGATCCTCGCGACGACGGCCGCTCTCTCGTCCACGGCGACCCCTTCGACGACTTCGACGACCTCTCGCCGTGGACGGTACTGGACGGTTCGCTGGACGACGCCCCGCGCGGGGCCCGTCTCGACGCCGACACCACCGACGAGCGAGTGTGGATCCGTCGAACGCTGTCCGAACCGCTCGACTGTTCGAACGTCGTTCCCGGACTCATCCTCTCGACCGGGGACTCGGTGGTCCCGCGAATCCAGCTGTTCGACGGCGACGAAAACCGGGCCGACTTCCGGCGCGGAATCAACGGTGATCGGCGACCGCTGCGATACTCGTTCGGTCTCGAGACAGTCACGGGGTCCGTCGACCTCTCCGACGTCGCAGAAATCCGCATCGCCCTCTGGGTCGGCGATCGGGCGCGGACGATGCACGTCGACGAACTGTTCTTCGTCCCACGTCGGTCCACCGGTACCGTGACGATCCAGTTCGACGACGGCTACGCGACCGACTACACAGAGGCGGTTCCGATCCTCGATCGGTACGGGTACGTCGCTACCTCGTTCGTCAATCCAACCACGATCGGCGGTGACGGACGACTCGGCCTGGAACGGTGCTCACGGCTGGCGGACGCCGGCTGGACGATCGGTAGTCACAGGTACTCCCATCGGCGCCTGAAGGACCTGAGTGCCGACGAACAGGTCACGGAGATCGCCGACGCACACCAGTGGCTCGTCGACCACGGCTTCGAGGACGGGGCCCGGTACTTCGCCTATCCGTTCGGCGAGTGGACCGATCGAACGCTCGACATCGTCGACGAGTACCACGACCTGGCGTTCTGGTCCGGACGGGGCGTCGGTGGCGCCCCGGTAGAGCCGCTCCTGTGCCCCAGGGTGGGGGAACCGTCCGCCGAGACGGCCGTCGACCTGCTCGACCGCGCCGCCCGGTGGGGCGGTCACGTCGGTCTCTTCTACCACGAACTGACGGACCAGCAGCGCACCGACTTCGAGCGGACGATCGAACACCTTCACCGTCTCGAATCGGCCGGTCGTATCGACGTCGTGACGCCCGCCGATCTCGCCGAGCG
- a CDS encoding phosphotransferase — protein sequence MVCDHCDAELVERYGIVSCRPADEPSSWPLSEATLAEFARTATTMSIRTAADEVLGDHPHRESVLSTVFDVQQDLWLPLVAEYITGRCLDLNAGYGRRSMVLAEHAKSVYAVEASLDKLRIVAVRDDYASAERVTPVHSTDRRLPFRDDTFQTVVADFTGERVDRSRLERVRRYLSDDGSLVFLADGWPSRTGLTERIEPVQTDRTGALGVGPGTANGYRTLAADAGFDDVSVYALFPTASRPLYAFDVENAHAIPQIFDAYANEHGALGTAVEKLMRVANRSGLVKRCYPSLLVVCSTRSKPSPFGFDDPLVVGGRARSIVLDVDESGISDIHKVPNRATHEPYTERENRVTSALSSSDAAIAETIPNGDSLQSPFGSVRRVVPAEGRPLDDAVGRDVDSMERILRIGYEWLADFQRTYGGDPIERSPAEIRTEMRCSPANIDPPAVDAPATTFSTPVHGDFMSSNIYFDGRTITSVIDWEYGAPTGSPIVDAGYLLLNTAAWLVGDFEDRVRTVLCDDTELGERARSCVRRYCDAVDLPYRTFEVYLPMAYLHQLVLDWEYDAVGTYTALADEQRHRVVTLIELLDDMSIAE from the coding sequence ATGGTGTGTGACCATTGTGACGCCGAGCTGGTCGAACGGTACGGAATCGTCTCGTGTCGACCAGCCGACGAACCGTCCTCATGGCCGCTCTCGGAGGCGACTCTCGCGGAGTTCGCCAGAACGGCGACGACGATGTCGATTCGTACTGCGGCCGACGAGGTGCTCGGGGATCACCCGCACCGGGAGTCGGTACTATCGACAGTCTTCGACGTCCAGCAGGACCTGTGGCTCCCGCTCGTCGCGGAGTACATCACCGGGCGGTGTTTGGACCTGAACGCCGGGTACGGTCGACGGTCGATGGTGCTCGCCGAGCACGCCAAATCGGTGTACGCGGTCGAAGCCTCGCTCGACAAGCTTCGAATCGTCGCCGTTCGAGACGATTACGCCAGCGCGGAGCGGGTCACCCCCGTTCATTCTACCGACCGGCGACTTCCGTTCCGGGACGATACGTTCCAGACCGTCGTCGCCGACTTCACCGGCGAACGCGTCGATCGGTCGCGGCTCGAACGGGTTCGTCGCTACCTCTCCGACGACGGTTCACTCGTCTTTCTGGCTGACGGCTGGCCGAGTCGGACGGGTCTCACCGAGCGGATCGAACCGGTGCAAACCGATAGAACAGGAGCGCTCGGTGTGGGCCCGGGAACCGCGAACGGATACCGAACGCTCGCAGCCGACGCAGGATTCGACGACGTCTCTGTGTACGCACTCTTTCCGACCGCTTCACGACCGCTGTACGCATTCGACGTCGAGAACGCACACGCCATCCCGCAGATATTCGACGCCTACGCGAACGAACACGGTGCGCTCGGGACCGCCGTCGAGAAGCTGATGCGGGTGGCGAACCGGAGCGGGCTGGTAAAGCGGTGCTATCCCTCGCTTCTCGTCGTCTGTTCCACCCGCTCGAAACCGTCGCCGTTCGGGTTCGACGATCCGCTCGTGGTGGGTGGTCGAGCCCGCTCGATCGTCCTCGACGTGGACGAGTCCGGCATCTCAGATATCCACAAAGTACCGAATCGGGCAACCCACGAGCCGTACACCGAACGCGAGAACCGCGTCACGTCGGCCCTCAGCAGTTCCGACGCTGCTATTGCGGAGACAATCCCGAACGGCGATTCGCTGCAGTCTCCGTTCGGATCGGTCCGTCGGGTAGTACCGGCCGAGGGGCGTCCGCTCGACGACGCGGTCGGACGGGACGTCGACTCCATGGAACGGATTCTCCGGATCGGGTACGAGTGGCTCGCCGATTTCCAGCGCACGTACGGCGGGGATCCGATCGAACGGTCGCCCGCGGAGATCCGGACGGAGATGCGATGTTCGCCGGCGAACATCGATCCTCCCGCCGTCGACGCCCCGGCGACGACGTTTTCCACTCCGGTTCACGGCGATTTCATGTCTAGTAACATCTATTTCGATGGCCGGACGATCACGTCCGTTATCGACTGGGAGTACGGTGCGCCGACCGGTTCCCCGATCGTCGACGCCGGCTACTTGCTTCTCAACACGGCTGCGTGGCTCGTCGGCGATTTCGAGGACCGAGTCCGGACGGTCCTGTGTGACGATACCGAACTCGGAGAACGCGCACGATCGTGCGTTCGTCGGTACTGTGACGCGGTCGATTTGCCGTATCGGACGTTCGAGGTGTACCTGCCGATGGCTTATCTCCACCAGCTCGTGTTGGACTGGGAATACGACGCCGTCGGCACGTATACGGCACTCGCGGACGAACAACGCCACCGCGTCGTGACGCTCATCGAGCTACTGGACGACATGTCGATAGCCGAGTAA